The following proteins come from a genomic window of Lolium rigidum isolate FL_2022 chromosome 5, APGP_CSIRO_Lrig_0.1, whole genome shotgun sequence:
- the LOC124655728 gene encoding uncharacterized protein LOC124655728, whose amino-acid sequence MSYLSRSHGHLRHAAVLVDREGVSHAMSMDDAFRAAILAARLPSDAAREAQFWFMVNCAPTDAFLSRHGICGHQSAFGLSDLSSQSNASTVILDFVKSAVSNLPLTLPTPSSLILSRGAYRALRIKMHGFKMEQEFCLNVVNLAIEKLFSQFGETYQIHLLCGQTLLTLRSGSYYHVNFLASREGEPNQLFFAEVRASLKGVDDVTLCCPVALSGRTGGCFACEFKGMKLIHPVQEEFNGQLDHIKDRDPKMVELFRKDPTTGLNVPLFDDYIFFETDQHPEVTAFLEINYSGMSDDQIDLSLLWFENYLP is encoded by the exons ATGTCCTACCTGAGCAGAAGCCATGGGCATCTTCGTCACGCCGCCGTGCTTGTCGACAGGGAAGGCGTCAGCCACGCGATGAGCATGGATGACGCGTTCAGAGCTGCAATTCTGGCTGCGCGTCTCCCTAGCGACGCAGCCCGCGAGGCCCAGTTTTGGTTCATGGTTAACTGCGCTCCTACTGATGCTTTTCTGTCAAGGCATGGAATTTGTGGCCACCAATCGGCCTTTGGATTGTCGGACCTGAGCTCACAGAGCAATGCATCGACTGTAATACTCGACTTTGTGAAGTCGGCCGTGTCCAATTTACCTCTTACTCTGCCGACGCCAAGCTCACTGATCCTAAGCCGAGGAGCATATAGAGCATTGAGGATCAAGATGCATGGCTTCAAGATGGAACAGGAGTTTTGCCTCAATGTAGTGAACCTGGCAATCGAGAAGCTTTTCTCTCAGTTTGGG GAAACTTATCAGATTCATCTGCTATGTGGCCAAACTTTGCTCACTTTGCGTTCTGGTAGCTATTATCACGTCAACTTCCTGGCATCTCGCGAAGGAGAGCCTAATCAGCTGTTTTTCGCCGAAGTCCGTGCTTCACTTAAGGGTGTGGATGACGTGACCTTGTGCTGTCCCGTGGCATTGTCAGGAAGAACTG GTGGATGCTTTGCTTGCGAGTTCAAGGGAATGAAACTCATCCATCCTGTTCAAGAGGAGTTCAATGGACAACTCGACCACATTAAGGACAGAGACCCAAAAATGGTTGAACTATTCAGGAAAGACCCTACCACAGGGTTGAATGTACCACTGTTTGATGATTACATCTTCTTTGAAACTGACCAGCACCCAGAGGTTACAGCCTTCCTGGAGATTAACTACTCTGGCATGAGTGATGATCAGATTGACCTGAGTCTTTTGTGGTTCGAAAACTACCTGCCCTAA
- the LOC124655365 gene encoding ankyrin-1-like, whose product MASSPSNVALKAAFDGKIRLLKRMAKRVDLRRAKDAEGQTALHFAAGNGHLDMCKFLVEESGLDVNSARKTGETPMFYAALGGKVQVMRYLLDHGADPAMPQERGSTPLHNAAEEGHLEAVRLLLSKGVHVDPMDHRGAPLHLAASKDRVEVVKVLLEHGADPSRVANHIFSPLMMAICGQSLKCMKLLIEAGADVNAHGYSGPTALTEAVDDGLTDFVKLLLEAGADPNIPNQHGAIPIKVAAARGQRELVEMLFPRTKPIPSLPVWSVDGIMNTDIFPHIEPQDALPVEQRIADLKAQGKEAFGKGDYLTAIYFYGLIMEIDPLDATMYANRSLCWLRMREGDRALEDARQCKMMQPSWSKAWYREGKALSFMEDYKGAADAFMIARQLDPKSEEITEALREAVKAMEDLHV is encoded by the exons ATGGCCTCCTCCCCGTCCAACGTCGCCCTCAAGGCCGCCTTCGACGGCAAGATCCGCCTCCTCAAGA GAATGGCGAAGAGGGTGGACTTGCGGAGAGCCAAGGACGCGGAAGGCCAAACCGCGCTTCATTTCGCTGCCGGCAACGGGCACCTGGACATGTGCAAGTTCCTGGTGGAGGAATCAGGGCTCGATGTCAATTCCGCGAGGAAAACAG GTGAGACACCGATGTTCTACGCCGCGCTTGGGGGGAAGGTCCAGGTTATGAGGTACCTTCTTGACCATGGCGCCGACCCCGCGATGCCTCAAGAGAGGGGCTCCACGCCGCTGCATAATGCAGCGGAGGAAG GACACTTGGAGGCCGTAAGGCTACTGCTGTCCAAAGGAGTTCATGTGGATCCTATGGATCATCGGGGTGCGCCGTTGCATTTGGCGGCTTCAAAGGACCGTGTTGAGGTCGTGAAGGTTCTGCTGGAGCATGGTGCTGAT CCCAGCAGAGTGGCTAATCACATCTTCTCACCGCTCATGATGGCTATTTGTGGGCAGTCCTTGAAATGCATGAAGCTGCTGATTGAG GCTGGTGCTGATGTGAATGCTCATGGTTACTCTGGACCAACTGCGTTGACAGAGGCAGTTGATGATGGCTTAACCGACTTTGTCAAGCTGCTGCTTGAGGCTGGAGCTGACCCTAACATTCCTAACCAG CATGGCGCAATTCCAATCAAGGTAGCAGCAGCTCGTGGCCAACGTGAGCTTGTTGAAATGCTGTTTCCTAGGACAAAACCAATTCCATCTTTACCAGTTTGGAGTGTTGATGGGATAATGAATACTGATATATTTCCACATATCGAGCCTCAG GACGCACTTCCTGTGGAACAGCGAATAGCTGATTTGAAGGCACAAGGAAAGGAAGCGTTTGGAAAGGGGGACTACCTTACAGCGATTTATTTCTATGGCCTG ATAATGGAGATAGACCCACTTGATGCCACAATGTATGCCAACCGGAGCCTATGCTGGCTGCGGATGCGCGAAGGGGACAGAGCTTTGGAAGATGCGCGACAGTGCAAAATGATGCAGCCCAGTTGGTCCAAGGCATGGTACCGTGAGGGCAAAGCTCTCAGTTTCATGGAG GATTACAAAGGAGCAGCTGATGCGTTCATGATAGCACGACAACTCGACCCCAAGAGCGAGGAGATTACCGAAGCGTTAAG GGAGGCCGTCAAGGCTATGGAGGATCTGCACGTGTAA
- the LOC124655729 gene encoding ankyrin repeat, PH and SEC7 domain containing protein secG-like, which yields MASSPSDIALKAAFDGNLNLLKKMASKVDLRGAKDGKGITALHLAALKGYLETCRFLVEESGIDVNSVSKTGATPMSYAAREGNVQVMRYLLDRGGDPAMPDERGSTPLHRAAVHGHCEAVRLLLSTGVPVDPVDHRGAPLHLAASNDHVEVVKVLLEHDADLNKVANHILSPLLVACCGKSLKCIKLLIEAGADVNASKAGADPNIPNQHGATPIEQAAAHHQRELVEVLFPRTKPIPSLPDWSVDGIIRTVNSIQAAFSVEETIAYCKSQGKEAFAKEDYLTALSLYDQVLDINPLDASMFANQSLCWLRMRHGRPALESARKCRMMQPRWSKAWYREGTALSFMKDYEDAADAFREALQLDPKSEEIREALRKAEKAAEDSRRV from the exons ATGGCCTCCTCCCCCTCCGACATCGCCCTCAAGGCTGCATTTGACGGGAATCTCAACCTCCTCAAga AGATGGCGAGCAAGGTGGACCTGCGGGGAGCCAAGGACGGGAAGGGGATTACCGCGCTTCATTTGGCTGCTTTGAAGGGCTACCTTGAGACCTGCCGGTTCCTGGTGGAGGAATCTGGCATTGATGTAAATTCAGTGTCAAAAACAG GTGCGACACCGATGTCCTATGCTGCACGAGAGGGGAATGTCCAGGTTATGAGGTACCTTCTCGACCGCGGTGGCGACCCTGCCATGCCCGACGAGAGGGGCTCCACGCCGCTGCACCGTGCAGCAGTGCATG GACACTGTGAGGCGGTAAGGCTGTTGCTGTCCACAGGAGTTCCTGTGGATCCTGTTGATCATCGGGGGGCGCCATTACACTTGGCTGCTTCAAACGACCATGTTGAGGTCGTGAAGGTTCTACTGGAGCATGATGCTGAT ctcaacaaagTGGCCAATCACATCCTTTCACCCCTCCTTGTGGCTTGCTGTGGGAAGTCCTTGAAATGCATCAAACTACTGATTGAG GCTGGTGCTGATGTGAATGCTTCTA AGGCTGGAGCTGACCCTAACATTCCTAACCAG CATGGCGCAACTCCAATCGAGCAAGCAGCAGCTCATCATCAACGTGAGCTTGTGGAAGTTCTATTTCCTAGGACAAAACCAATTCCATCTCTGCCAGATTGGAGTGTTGATGGGATAATTAGAACCGTGAATTCTATTCAA GCTGCATTTTCGGTGGAAGAAACAATTGCTTATTGTAAGTCACAAGGAAAGGAGGCATTTGCAAAGGAGGACTACCTTACAGCACTATCCTTGTATGACCAG GTACTTGACATAAACCCACTTGACGCCTCCATGTTTGCCAACCAGAGCCTCTGCTGGCTGCGTATGAGACATGGGCGTCCTGCTCTGGAAAGCGCGCGCAAGTGCAGAATGATGCAGCCCCGTTGGTCCAAAGCCTGGTACCGTGAAGGCACAGCCCTCAGCTTCATGAAG GACTACGAGGATGCCGCTGACGCGTTCCGGGAGGCGCTGCAGCTCGACCCTAAGAGTGAAGAGATTAGGGAAGCGCTTAG GAAGGCCGAGAAGGCTGCGGAGGATTCGCGGCGTGTGTAA